In Candidatus Kuenenbacteria bacterium HGW-Kuenenbacteria-1, a genomic segment contains:
- a CDS encoding guanylate kinase, with protein MLFIISGPSGVGKTFIIRKIIKSDPCLDNIIPCTTREKRPNEKHGQDYFFLSEEKFKEKIKNKEFLEWAIVHNNYYGTLKKEVENAKKSLILNIDFQGALQIKKKKIQAIFIFIKPESLDKLSSRIKKRGELKKEDLEIRLKNAKNEIKQATKHYDYVVINRENKSNQTIKKILQIIKHNS; from the coding sequence ATGTTATTTATTATTTCTGGTCCATCTGGCGTAGGTAAAACTTTTATTATTCGAAAAATAATTAAATCAGATCCTTGCCTTGATAATATTATTCCTTGCACAACAAGAGAAAAACGTCCCAATGAAAAACATGGGCAAGATTATTTTTTTTTATCTGAAGAAAAATTTAAAGAAAAAATAAAAAATAAGGAATTTTTAGAATGGGCTATTGTTCATAATAATTATTATGGCACTTTAAAAAAAGAAGTAGAAAATGCGAAAAAATCATTAATACTTAATATTGATTTTCAAGGAGCGCTTCAAATAAAAAAGAAAAAAATTCAAGCAATTTTTATTTTTATAAAACCAGAATCTTTAGATAAATTATCTAGTAGAATTAAAAAAAGAGGGGAATTAAAAAAAGAAGATTTAGAAATTCGTTTAAAGAATGCTAAAAATGAAATTAAACAAGCAACAAAACATTATGATTATGTGGTTATTAATAGAGAAAATAAATCTAATCAAACAATTAAAAAAATTTTACAAATCATTAAACATAATAGCTAA
- a CDS encoding dCTP deaminase, with amino-acid sequence MMLSDRDIKKAVKNGELIIKPFKKEQLGPASYDLLLGNKIRLFKSTEHACIDIKNYEDAFRYTHKYKNKIIEHYTYTDLITSNDPFILHPGEFVLCDTKEYTEFSKNFAGQIMGRSSIGRLGIIVHATAGFFDPGWKGFGTLEMANLGKISVKLYPGMKIAQMGFYKLETPCEVSYSERKGSKYHKNVTNNQAMSSKIMQDFKKL; translated from the coding sequence ATGATGTTATCTGATCGTGATATAAAAAAAGCAGTAAAAAATGGGGAATTGATTATTAAACCATTTAAAAAAGAACAATTAGGCCCAGCTTCTTATGATTTACTTTTAGGAAATAAAATACGCTTATTTAAATCAACAGAGCATGCTTGCATAGATATTAAAAATTATGAGGATGCTTTTAGATATACACATAAATATAAAAATAAAATTATTGAACATTATACTTATACTGATTTAATTACTTCGAACGACCCTTTTATTTTACATCCAGGAGAATTTGTTCTTTGTGATACAAAAGAATATACAGAATTTTCTAAAAATTTTGCCGGACAAATTATGGGTCGATCTTCAATCGGTCGATTGGGAATAATTGTGCATGCGACTGCTGGTTTTTTTGATCCAGGATGGAAAGGTTTTGGCACATTAGAAATGGCTAATTTAGGCAAAATTTCTGTTAAACTTTATCCTGGGATGAAGATTGCTCAAATGGGATTTTATAAACTTGAAACGCCTTGCGAGGTTTCTTATAGCGAAAGAAAAGGCAGTAAATACCACAAAAATGTCACAAATAATCAAGCAATGTCTAGTAAAATTATGCAAGACTTTAAGAAATTATAA
- the rpmG gene encoding 50S ribosomal protein L33 — MSQANLIKFECVECHKINYFSHKNKKIIKERLELKKYCKSCKKHTQHKETK; from the coding sequence ATGTCTCAAGCTAATTTAATAAAATTTGAGTGTGTTGAATGTCATAAAATTAATTATTTTTCACATAAAAATAAAAAAATTATTAAAGAAAGATTGGAATTAAAAAAATATTGCAAGTCATGTAAAAAACACACCCAACACAAAGAAACTAAATAA
- a CDS encoding thymidylate synthase (FAD), with translation MPEVKLKVELISYTKDPEQVCATAIKQCYSKIGVSELKEKIDKKTRKRLIEQIISSGHTSTIEHASFTFAIQGISRACSHQLVRHRIASYSQQSQRYVDFNAKGFDYIIPPLIKKNSIFLKRFQKDMDEIFNKYKTLIKNGITPEDARFILPNACETKIVITMNARAFLNFLKERLCNRAQWEIRAMAFQMFILVKKIAPNIFKNAGPTCQTEKICWQGNLNCGLWKNIKGAELRKK, from the coding sequence ATGCCAGAAGTAAAATTAAAAGTAGAACTAATTTCTTATACCAAAGATCCTGAACAAGTTTGTGCTACAGCGATTAAACAGTGTTATAGTAAAATAGGAGTTAGCGAGTTAAAGGAAAAAATAGATAAAAAAACCAGAAAACGATTAATTGAACAAATTATTTCTTCGGGACATACTTCTACTATTGAACATGCGAGTTTTACTTTTGCTATACAAGGAATTTCAAGGGCTTGTTCTCATCAATTGGTTCGTCATCGAATTGCTTCATATTCTCAACAAAGTCAACGTTATGTGGATTTTAATGCCAAAGGATTTGATTATATTATTCCACCTTTAATTAAAAAAAATTCAATTTTTTTAAAAAGATTTCAAAAAGATATGGATGAAATTTTTAATAAATACAAAACTTTGATTAAAAATGGAATAACCCCGGAAGACGCGCGTTTTATTTTGCCAAACGCTTGTGAAACAAAAATTGTTATTACAATGAATGCTCGAGCGTTTTTAAATTTTTTAAAAGAAAGATTGTGTAATCGTGCTCAATGGGAAATTCGAGCCATGGCTTTTCAAATGTTTATTTTGGTAAAAAAAATTGCGCCAAATATTTTTAAAAATGCCGGACCCACCTGTCAAACAGAAAAAATTTGTTGGCAAGGAAATCTTAATTGCGGTTTATGGAAAAATATTAAAGGGGCGGAATTAAGAAAAAAATAA
- the tmk gene encoding dTMP kinase, which produces MKKGKLIVLDGTDGSGKTTQVELLKKRIKQEGMAVKVVDFPEYYKNFFGAFIGHCLSEQYYNFLNVHPKIASILYAVDRFESSGKIEKWLKQGKIVICNRYVSANQIHQGGKIKNIKKRNDFIKWLDKMEYEVFKIPKPDIILYLSLPINIVLKLLKNRESSKMKREYLKKKKDVHENDVNFLINSRKSALKLVKEIPNFIKIECSKNNEILSKKIIAEKIWQTLKGKIK; this is translated from the coding sequence ATGAAAAAAGGTAAATTAATTGTTTTGGATGGCACAGATGGAAGTGGAAAGACAACGCAAGTTGAACTTTTAAAAAAAAGAATAAAGCAAGAAGGTATGGCAGTAAAAGTTGTTGATTTTCCTGAATATTATAAAAATTTTTTTGGAGCTTTTATTGGTCATTGTTTAAGTGAACAATATTATAATTTTTTAAACGTTCATCCAAAAATTGCATCAATATTATATGCGGTGGATCGTTTTGAATCTAGTGGTAAAATTGAAAAATGGTTAAAACAAGGAAAAATTGTGATCTGTAATCGTTATGTTTCAGCTAATCAAATTCATCAGGGAGGAAAAATTAAAAATATAAAAAAGAGAAATGATTTTATAAAATGGCTTGATAAGATGGAATATGAAGTTTTTAAAATTCCAAAACCTGACATTATTTTATATTTAAGTTTGCCGATAAATATTGTTTTAAAACTTTTAAAAAATCGCGAAAGTAGTAAAATGAAAAGAGAATATTTAAAGAAAAAAAAGGATGTTCATGAAAATGATGTTAATTTTTTGATAAATTCTCGAAAAAGCGCTTTAAAACTTGTTAAAGAAATCCCGAATTTTATTAAAATAGAATGTTCAAAAAATAATGAGATTTTATCAAAAAAAATAATTGCTGAAAAAATTTGGCAAACATTAAAAGGAAAAATAAAATAA